Proteins encoded by one window of Methanocalculus alkaliphilus:
- the katG gene encoding catalase/peroxidase HPI, with the protein MTDEMRNPEGKEVHKGMSTRGRSIQEWWPNQLNLKVLHQHPALSNPMGEGFNYAEEFTKLELAAVKKDLHALMTDSQDWWPADFGHYGPFFIRMAWHSAGTYRMGDGRGGAGSGQQRFPPLNSWPDNVNLDKARRLLWPIKQKYGRSISWADLMILAGNVALESMGFTTFGFAGGREDVWEPEEDVYWGSESEWLDDTRYSGDRDLENPLAAVQMGLIYVNPEGPDGNPDPVAAVKDIRETFARMAMNDEETVALIAGGHTFGKCHGAGPASHVGPEPEAAPIEEQGLGWKSSFGTGKGGDTISSGLEVTWTNTPTKWSNNYLRILFNHEWELTKSPAGAYQWKPKGDGGAGTVPDAHDPSKRHQPTMLTTDLSLRFGEDYEKIAMRFLENPDLFADAFARAWFKLTHRDMGPRSRYLGPEVPAEELIWQDPIPAVDHDLIGPEEIASLKEKILASGLSVSELVSTAWASASTFRGSDKRGGANGARIRLSPQKDWEVNQPDQLAKVLTTLEKIQTGFNSEQKSGIKVSLADLIVLAGCAGIEQAARNAGHTVEVPFSPGRMDASEEQTDAESFAVLEPKADGFRNYQKTRYAVSSEELLVDRAQLLTLTAPEMTVLLGGMRVLDTNVNQNPHGVFTQRPGALTNDFFIHLLDMGTEWKPVPEEEGLFEGRDRRTGDLKWTGTRVDLIFGSNSQLRALAEVYGSADAEEKFVQDFVAVWAKVMNLDRFDLA; encoded by the coding sequence ATGACTGACGAGATGAGAAACCCGGAAGGAAAAGAAGTACATAAAGGCATGAGCACCAGAGGCCGATCCATCCAGGAGTGGTGGCCAAACCAGCTGAATCTGAAGGTTCTTCACCAGCACCCGGCCCTCTCCAACCCCATGGGTGAGGGTTTTAACTATGCTGAGGAGTTTACAAAACTCGAACTCGCAGCGGTGAAGAAGGATCTCCATGCACTGATGACCGACTCGCAGGACTGGTGGCCGGCCGACTTCGGCCATTACGGTCCCTTCTTCATCCGCATGGCATGGCATAGTGCAGGCACATACCGGATGGGGGATGGACGGGGAGGTGCCGGTTCCGGCCAGCAGCGTTTCCCGCCACTGAACAGCTGGCCTGACAACGTAAACCTTGACAAGGCACGCCGTCTGCTCTGGCCGATCAAACAGAAATACGGCAGGAGCATCTCATGGGCAGATCTCATGATTCTTGCTGGAAATGTTGCCCTGGAGTCGATGGGCTTTACAACCTTCGGCTTCGCCGGCGGCCGCGAGGATGTCTGGGAGCCGGAAGAGGATGTCTACTGGGGCTCCGAGAGCGAATGGCTGGATGATACACGCTACTCCGGCGACCGGGACCTTGAAAATCCGCTCGCGGCAGTGCAGATGGGGTTAATCTATGTCAACCCAGAGGGTCCGGACGGTAACCCCGACCCCGTTGCGGCAGTGAAGGATATCCGCGAGACCTTCGCCCGTATGGCCATGAATGATGAAGAGACGGTTGCCCTCATCGCTGGCGGCCATACCTTCGGAAAATGCCATGGTGCAGGACCCGCATCCCATGTCGGGCCGGAGCCGGAGGCAGCGCCCATCGAGGAGCAGGGGCTCGGCTGGAAGAGCAGTTTCGGCACAGGAAAAGGCGGGGATACGATCTCCAGCGGCCTTGAGGTCACCTGGACAAACACACCGACGAAGTGGAGCAACAACTACCTCAGGATCCTCTTCAACCACGAATGGGAGCTGACAAAGAGCCCGGCCGGTGCGTACCAGTGGAAACCAAAGGGCGACGGAGGCGCCGGGACGGTTCCGGATGCCCATGACCCGTCAAAACGTCACCAGCCAACCATGCTGACAACCGATCTATCACTGAGGTTTGGTGAGGACTATGAAAAGATTGCCATGCGATTCCTTGAAAACCCCGATCTCTTTGCAGATGCCTTTGCCCGGGCCTGGTTCAAACTGACGCACCGTGACATGGGGCCGCGCTCACGCTACCTCGGTCCGGAAGTCCCTGCTGAAGAGCTCATCTGGCAGGATCCCATTCCCGCCGTCGATCATGACCTGATTGGCCCGGAGGAGATCGCCTCTCTGAAAGAGAAGATCCTGGCATCCGGCCTGTCGGTCTCTGAGCTGGTATCCACCGCCTGGGCATCGGCTTCAACCTTCCGTGGGTCTGACAAGCGCGGTGGTGCAAACGGTGCCCGCATCCGCCTTTCGCCACAGAAGGACTGGGAGGTCAACCAGCCTGACCAGCTGGCAAAGGTACTCACAACCCTTGAAAAGATACAGACCGGATTCAACAGTGAGCAGAAAAGCGGTATCAAAGTGTCACTCGCAGATCTCATCGTTCTCGCCGGCTGTGCAGGTATCGAGCAGGCTGCAAGGAATGCCGGCCACACCGTGGAGGTACCCTTCTCGCCGGGGCGGATGGATGCCTCAGAAGAGCAGACCGATGCGGAATCCTTTGCTGTACTCGAACCGAAAGCAGACGGCTTCCGCAACTATCAAAAGACCCGCTATGCCGTATCATCTGAGGAGTTGCTGGTTGACAGGGCACAGCTGCTGACCCTGACCGCACCCGAGATGACAGTGCTCCTTGGTGGAATGCGCGTGCTGGACACCAACGTTAACCAGAATCCGCACGGCGTCTTCACACAAAGGCCTGGGGCACTCACCAATGACTTCTTTATACACCTCCTCGATATGGGCACAGAGTGGAAACCAGTCCCTGAAGAGGAAGGTCTCTTTGAGGGGCGTGATCGCAGGACCGGTGATCTGAAGTGGACCGGGACACGGGTCGATCTGATCTTCGGCTCAAACTCCCAGCTCCGGGCTCTTGCCGAGGTATATGGAAGCGCCGACGCAGAGGAGAAGTTTGTACAGGACTTTGTCGCGGTTTGGGCGAAGGTGATGAACCTTGATCGCTTCGATCTTGCCTGA